In Flavobacteriales bacterium, a single window of DNA contains:
- a CDS encoding sensor histidine kinase, whose amino-acid sequence MQWTTPKKIAIALTLALAVPVFILFALICIWFENNIQPWQIAVISVSLLLSVYLISYYFLKQYVHERVKVIYKTLTRQRGVSDDVESDLDKVDEDVDQLINERQREIEELKSMESFRREFLGNVSHELKTPIFNIQGYIHTLIDGAIRDENVNMQYLQRSSKSVDRMINIVEDLEMISKIESNQLELEFTRWDIVEHIQELFDILEMKAKKRSVSLSINNQSTNNFVKADRDKISQVLINLIENSIKYGKEGGHTKVRLFEMGDNLLVEIADDGAGIPAQHLPRLFERFYRVDKSRSRNAGGTGLGLSIVKHILEAHRQTINVRSTENVGTTFSFTLKKA is encoded by the coding sequence ATGCAATGGACAACGCCTAAAAAAATTGCAATTGCACTGACACTTGCTCTAGCAGTGCCCGTTTTTATATTATTTGCTCTGATATGTATATGGTTTGAAAACAACATACAGCCTTGGCAAATTGCAGTAATTTCAGTTTCATTACTCCTTTCTGTTTACCTGATTTCGTATTATTTTTTAAAGCAATACGTACACGAAAGAGTTAAGGTTATATACAAAACCCTGACTCGACAAAGAGGTGTTAGTGATGATGTTGAGTCAGATTTGGACAAGGTAGACGAAGATGTGGACCAATTGATTAATGAACGTCAAAGAGAAATAGAAGAACTGAAAAGTATGGAGTCTTTTCGTAGGGAGTTTTTGGGAAATGTTTCCCACGAACTAAAGACACCTATTTTCAATATACAAGGTTATATACACACACTAATAGACGGTGCTATCCGAGACGAAAATGTCAATATGCAATACCTTCAACGCTCAAGTAAAAGTGTAGACAGAATGATAAATATTGTAGAGGATTTGGAAATGATTTCTAAAATTGAATCCAATCAACTTGAACTAGAGTTTACCCGTTGGGATATCGTTGAACATATACAAGAGCTATTTGATATTTTAGAGATGAAAGCTAAAAAGAGAAGCGTTAGCTTAAGTATCAACAATCAGTCAACAAATAATTTTGTTAAGGCAGATAGAGATAAAATTTCACAAGTACTTATTAACCTTATTGAAAACTCCATTAAGTACGGTAAAGAAGGTGGGCACACTAAAGTGCGTCTTTTTGAAATGGGCGATAACTTATTAGTAGAAATTGCTGATGATGGTGCAGGTATTCCAGCACAACACTTGCCTCGATTGTTTGAACGATTTTATAGAGTCGATAAGTCCCGTTCTAGAAATGCAGGTGGCACAGGCTTAGGCTTGTCTATTGTTAAGCACATTTTAGAAGCGCACCGACAGACCATCAATGTCAGAAGTACTGAAAATGTAGGAACTACCTTTTCATTTACTCTAAAAAAGGCTTAG
- a CDS encoding response regulator transcription factor, translating to MNDNIKILVVDDEEDILEFLSYNLRAEGYDVIVANNGVLAIELAKQQQPSLIILDVQMPDMDGITTCEKIREIPSLKETVVTFLTARSEDYSQIAGFEAGADDYITKPIRPKVLVSRVKALLKRRGISQDNNSIIELGDIVIDKEKHLTTYKGQEVIFAKKEFKLLKLLISKPGKVFTREEILEKVWGMDIVVGDRTIDVHIRKLREKLADHYVKTVKGVGYKFEY from the coding sequence TGAACGATAATATAAAAATTCTGGTTGTTGATGACGAGGAAGATATTCTAGAGTTTCTAAGTTATAACTTACGTGCTGAAGGTTATGATGTTATCGTTGCCAATAATGGTGTCTTGGCCATTGAATTAGCAAAACAACAACAACCTTCCCTTATAATTCTAGATGTTCAAATGCCAGATATGGACGGTATTACTACCTGTGAAAAAATCAGAGAAATACCCTCATTGAAAGAAACAGTTGTTACTTTTCTAACGGCACGTTCAGAAGACTATTCTCAAATAGCAGGTTTTGAAGCTGGTGCAGATGACTACATTACCAAACCAATCCGACCTAAAGTACTAGTAAGCAGGGTAAAAGCATTACTTAAACGCCGAGGTATTTCTCAAGACAATAATTCCATTATTGAATTGGGAGATATTGTCATTGACAAAGAAAAACATTTGACTACTTACAAAGGTCAAGAAGTCATTTTTGCTAAAAAAGAATTTAAACTTTTGAAGTTATTGATTTCCAAGCCCGGCAAAGTATTTACTAGAGAAGAAATTCTTGAAAAAGTATGGGGAATGGACATTGTAGTAGGTGATAGAACTATTGACGTACATATTCGTAAATTGCGAGAAAAATTAGCTGACCACTATGTCAAAACCGTAAAGGGTGTTGGCTATAAATTCGAATATTGA